The following are from one region of the Methanospirillum hungatei genome:
- the ppsA gene encoding phosphoenolpyruvate synthase — translation MTGVPDILWLEEIRKEDIPSVGGKGASLGEMASIGLPVPPAFVVTSQAFRRFLVQTGLEKPLFELLESLDVDDNDLLESAAQKAKDLVHKAKMPDDIKSEISIAYEKLSRTGEIVAARSSATAEDLPDASFAGQQETVLNIRGIENLLNGIQTCWASLYGARAIYYRSKQGFDHHIVNIAVVVQQLINSEKAGVLFTSHPVTGESLTIIEGSWGLGEAVVSGAVSPDNYVFDRRLERTTDRLISPKIIEIVADGNYGTITRDVEKSRQEMQVLSDDEVKRLATYGIVSEEHYGIPQDMEWAIVGDKIFILQSRPITTIKGVGAVKKENNTGSADAVILQGQGASPGIASGPVIIIDDVKDIGKVKEGDIMITRMTNPDMVPAMRKVAAIVTDEGGMTCHAAIVSRELGTPAVVGTRKATQILKDGQVITVDGEKGLIYEGVIAQQVPAAGSAQVQIASAPAKIITATSVKVNVSMPEAAQRAAATGADGVGLLRIEHLILGLNKTPNWYIQNHREEEFISELMNGIKVVLDSFPGKPVWVRTLDAPTDEFRNMQGGENEPIEHNPMLGWRGIRRDLQSPAQFKLQIDTFKRLWDLGYDNLGIMFPMVSHPREFIKAKELFRQAGVDVENVDLGIMIEIPASAVLVDDFIKAGIKFASFGTNDLIQYTIAIDRNNENVTDMYWPKHPAVLALIDQAIQACRKGGVEVSICGQAGSEPDMVTWLVEHGITSVSSNIDAIPKIRETVARTEQRIILDAARRPYGC, via the coding sequence ATGACGGGAGTTCCAGACATTCTTTGGCTTGAGGAGATCCGAAAAGAGGATATCCCATCAGTTGGCGGAAAAGGTGCCTCACTCGGGGAAATGGCCTCAATCGGGCTGCCCGTTCCCCCGGCTTTTGTCGTTACCAGTCAGGCATTCAGACGATTTTTAGTTCAGACAGGCCTTGAAAAGCCCCTCTTTGAATTATTAGAGTCCCTGGATGTGGATGATAATGATTTGCTTGAATCTGCGGCACAAAAAGCCAAGGATCTGGTTCATAAGGCAAAAATGCCTGATGATATTAAAAGTGAGATCAGCATCGCATATGAAAAACTCTCCCGTACAGGAGAGATTGTAGCTGCCCGGTCTAGCGCGACTGCAGAGGATCTGCCGGATGCTAGTTTTGCAGGACAGCAGGAGACTGTTCTCAACATCAGGGGTATTGAAAACCTCCTGAATGGAATACAGACATGTTGGGCTTCTTTGTATGGAGCTCGTGCTATCTATTATCGCTCCAAACAGGGGTTTGATCACCATATTGTGAATATTGCAGTGGTTGTTCAACAGCTTATCAACTCTGAGAAGGCTGGTGTCTTATTCACCTCTCATCCGGTAACCGGAGAATCTCTGACAATCATTGAAGGATCCTGGGGTCTTGGTGAAGCCGTAGTATCCGGTGCAGTATCCCCTGATAATTATGTATTTGACAGACGGCTTGAGCGGACGACTGATCGTCTCATATCACCGAAAATAATTGAAATTGTAGCCGACGGCAATTACGGCACTATCACCAGGGATGTTGAAAAGTCCCGCCAGGAGATGCAGGTCTTATCTGATGATGAAGTGAAAAGACTTGCAACATATGGTATTGTTTCTGAAGAGCACTATGGAATTCCTCAGGATATGGAATGGGCGATTGTCGGAGATAAAATATTTATCCTTCAGTCCCGCCCCATAACAACCATAAAAGGAGTCGGAGCCGTGAAAAAAGAAAATAACACTGGTTCTGCTGATGCAGTCATTCTGCAGGGACAGGGTGCATCACCAGGAATTGCAAGTGGTCCGGTAATCATCATTGATGATGTCAAGGATATCGGAAAGGTCAAAGAAGGTGACATCATGATCACCAGGATGACAAATCCCGATATGGTTCCTGCAATGCGAAAAGTTGCTGCCATCGTCACTGATGAGGGAGGAATGACCTGTCATGCAGCAATCGTCTCACGAGAACTTGGAACTCCGGCAGTCGTCGGAACCAGGAAGGCTACACAGATTCTCAAAGATGGGCAGGTAATTACCGTTGATGGTGAGAAGGGACTTATTTACGAGGGAGTGATCGCCCAACAGGTTCCTGCTGCAGGTTCTGCCCAGGTTCAGATCGCTTCTGCTCCGGCAAAAATTATCACGGCGACCTCTGTAAAGGTGAACGTTTCAATGCCTGAAGCAGCCCAGCGGGCAGCAGCAACCGGTGCTGATGGAGTGGGTCTCTTAAGAATTGAGCACCTTATCCTTGGTCTGAATAAAACGCCAAACTGGTATATCCAGAATCACCGTGAAGAAGAATTCATTTCAGAACTTATGAATGGCATTAAAGTCGTCCTTGATTCTTTCCCGGGAAAACCGGTATGGGTCAGAACCCTTGATGCACCAACCGATGAATTCAGAAATATGCAGGGAGGAGAGAATGAACCCATTGAGCATAACCCGATGCTTGGATGGCGGGGCATTCGAAGAGATCTGCAGAGTCCAGCCCAATTTAAACTACAGATAGACACGTTCAAACGTCTCTGGGATCTCGGATATGACAATCTTGGAATAATGTTCCCGATGGTCTCTCATCCACGAGAATTCATCAAAGCAAAAGAACTCTTCAGACAGGCCGGAGTAGATGTTGAGAACGTGGATCTTGGTATCATGATCGAGATACCGGCAAGTGCCGTCCTTGTTGATGATTTCATCAAAGCAGGGATCAAATTTGCTTCATTCGGAACCAATGACCTGATCCAATATACCATAGCCATTGATCGGAACAATGAAAACGTCACGGATATGTACTGGCCCAAGCACCCCGCTGTGCTCGCTCTGATTGATCAGGCAATACAGGCATGTAGAAAAGGCGGCGTTGAAGTGTCCATCTGTGGACAGGCCGGAAGTGAGCCAGATATGGTCACCTGGCTTGTTGAGCACGGCATTACCAGTGTCTCCTCCAATATCGATGCAATCCCAAAGATCCGCGAAACGGTTGCACGGACTGAACAGCGGATCATCCTTGACGCGGCGAGAAGACCTTATGGATGCTGA
- the mfnA gene encoding tyrosine decarboxylase MfnA, with translation MDAEGLSADELFCFLKAKRNEDRSYSHILSSMCTTPHPVAVQAHNLFMETNLGDPGLFPGTAQLEDRLIRWFADLYQEPSAGGCTTSGGTESNIQVLRFCKKTKQVKNPNIIVPASAHFSFEKACGMMDVEMRVAPIDDQYRMIPDATGELIDKNTCCIVSVAGTTEYGMTDPIPALGKLAEQEGVHLHVDAAFGGYVLPFIDHAPPFDFSVPGVGSISVDPHKMGMSTIPSGILMVRDERVFCNLLVETPYLTTKQAYSLTGTRPGASVAAAYAVMAYLGRKGMKALVTGCMENTRRLIEGMEAFGVPRKVTPDVNVATFDHVSVPSPWTVSYTRKGDLRIVCMPHVTRDVVESFLTDFGESYVSHSN, from the coding sequence ATGGATGCTGAAGGCCTTTCAGCCGACGAACTTTTTTGTTTTCTCAAGGCGAAGCGTAACGAGGATAGATCCTATTCCCATATCCTCTCTTCCATGTGCACAACCCCACATCCAGTCGCAGTGCAGGCACATAATCTGTTCATGGAAACAAATCTTGGAGATCCGGGGTTATTTCCGGGAACTGCACAACTTGAAGACCGTTTAATCAGGTGGTTTGCTGATCTTTATCAGGAGCCATCTGCCGGGGGATGTACAACATCAGGGGGAACGGAGTCAAATATTCAGGTTCTTCGGTTTTGTAAAAAAACAAAGCAGGTTAAGAATCCAAATATTATCGTCCCGGCATCAGCGCATTTCTCATTTGAGAAAGCATGCGGGATGATGGATGTTGAGATGCGTGTTGCCCCAATTGATGACCAGTACCGAATGATACCTGATGCAACCGGTGAACTTATTGACAAAAACACATGCTGTATAGTGTCTGTTGCAGGAACTACAGAATATGGAATGACTGATCCCATACCCGCTCTTGGAAAACTTGCGGAGCAGGAGGGAGTACATCTTCATGTTGATGCTGCATTTGGGGGATATGTGCTTCCATTTATCGATCATGCACCACCATTTGACTTTTCTGTCCCCGGTGTCGGATCAATATCAGTCGATCCCCACAAGATGGGAATGAGCACAATTCCATCAGGAATTCTGATGGTTCGGGATGAACGGGTATTTTGCAACCTGCTTGTTGAAACACCATATCTGACAACAAAACAGGCATACAGTCTGACCGGAACACGGCCTGGTGCGTCAGTTGCAGCAGCATATGCTGTAATGGCATATCTAGGACGAAAAGGAATGAAAGCACTTGTCACCGGATGTATGGAGAATACCAGAAGACTCATTGAAGGGATGGAAGCGTTCGGAGTGCCACGAAAAGTTACACCTGATGTAAATGTCGCAACTTTTGATCATGTCAGCGTTCCTTCCCCCTGGACAGTCTCGTACACACGGAAGGGCGACCTTCGGATAGTGTGCATGCCACATGTAACCCGTGATGTTGTCGAGTCATTCCTCACAGACTTTGGAGAATCGTATGTTTCCCATTCTAACTAA
- the hpt gene encoding hypoxanthine/guanine phosphoribosyltransferase, whose protein sequence is MFPILTNSLITCPIVKKGEYNYFVHPITDGIPDIDPGLLREIAVGMIRLLDLADVKYIVTAEAMGIPIATALSLMTDIPVNIIRKRRYNLPGECDVCQVTGYSKGEMYINGICPGDRVVIVDDVISTGGTMNGIIAALESIGADIVDIGFVIKKGKPTLSRPYSYLVSIEVTDSVRVVDQTS, encoded by the coding sequence ATGTTTCCCATTCTAACTAATTCACTTATTACCTGCCCCATTGTTAAAAAAGGTGAATACAATTATTTTGTTCATCCTATCACCGATGGAATTCCTGATATCGACCCCGGACTGCTCCGGGAGATAGCCGTCGGTATGATCCGCCTTCTGGACCTTGCAGATGTGAAGTATATTGTGACTGCTGAAGCCATGGGAATACCAATTGCAACAGCGTTGTCTCTCATGACCGATATTCCGGTGAACATTATCAGAAAACGAAGATATAATCTGCCTGGAGAGTGTGATGTCTGTCAGGTGACCGGATACTCAAAGGGAGAGATGTACATAAACGGAATTTGCCCAGGTGATCGGGTGGTCATTGTTGATGATGTCATCAGTACCGGAGGCACAATGAATGGGATCATTGCCGCTCTGGAGAGTATCGGTGCTGATATTGTTGATATCGGATTTGTTATAAAGAAAGGAAAACCGACCCTTTCACGTCCGTATTCCTATCTTGTCTCCATTGAAGTAACCGATTCGGTGAGAGTAGTTGATCAGACTTCCTGA
- the dph2 gene encoding diphthamide biosynthesis enzyme Dph2 has translation MIRLPDLHNRLASHGYHTIALQAPEGLKRLLPRLAQDLQNLGYEVIISGDPCYGACDLDLNARDCADVLVHIGHTPVDETDRVIYEPWPVDGDISVINEAIPRLIGKKVGLVTTVQHIHLLPKVVELLSNAGIESVVAEPSSRTPCPGQVLGCSFHAARKAGADEILFLGTGLFHPIGIKLATGARVIACDPITGRIEEPDADRLLRVRFGLIQKAKEAYSYGIIVSSKTGQCRSDLADHLCSLSKRAYKIMLREVTPDQLLNMGFPCYVNTACPRLAYDDQIRFSVPVLTPAEFEIVCGFRDFADYEVDEIS, from the coding sequence TTGATCAGACTTCCTGACCTTCATAACCGGCTTGCTTCTCATGGATACCATACAATAGCACTTCAAGCACCGGAGGGACTGAAACGCCTCCTTCCCCGTCTTGCACAGGATCTGCAAAACCTCGGATATGAAGTAATCATAAGTGGTGATCCCTGTTATGGTGCCTGTGACCTGGATCTCAATGCCCGTGATTGTGCTGATGTATTGGTTCATATAGGTCATACCCCGGTGGATGAAACCGATCGTGTTATTTATGAACCCTGGCCTGTTGATGGTGATATTTCAGTAATTAACGAAGCCATCCCAAGGTTGATCGGAAAAAAGGTGGGACTGGTCACCACCGTCCAGCATATCCATCTCCTTCCAAAAGTAGTAGAACTCCTATCAAACGCCGGAATTGAATCAGTTGTCGCCGAGCCATCATCACGGACACCATGTCCTGGTCAGGTCCTGGGGTGTTCATTTCATGCAGCCCGAAAGGCTGGAGCTGACGAGATATTGTTTCTCGGGACCGGACTATTTCACCCAATCGGAATAAAACTGGCGACCGGGGCACGGGTAATTGCATGTGATCCTATAACCGGGAGAATTGAAGAGCCGGATGCAGATCGGTTACTCCGGGTGCGTTTCGGCCTTATCCAAAAAGCAAAAGAAGCATATTCTTATGGAATTATTGTTTCATCAAAGACCGGTCAGTGTAGATCAGACCTGGCGGACCATCTCTGCAGTCTTTCTAAGAGAGCATACAAAATCATGCTCAGAGAGGTCACACCCGACCAACTGCTCAACATGGGATTTCCCTGCTATGTAAATACTGCATGTCCCCGCCTTGCCTATGATGATCAAATCAGGTTTTCTGTTCCGGTTCTAACACCGGCGGAGTTTGAGATTGTTTGTGGATTTAGGGATTTTGCAGATTATGAGGTAGACGAAATATCATGA
- a CDS encoding METTL5 family protein has translation MKLRQLEMLLQRVSGFNNPSAEREQYQTPAPLAARLLHMAMLAGDISGRTVLDLGCGTGILAIGAALLGADVVAVEDDGEAIRIAEANAHDLGCNIRLIQIDITDPQAMTLIPKGDTVIMNPPFGAQTEHADRPFLDMALTKADITYGIFNARSEQFIREFIQGRGEITSSILAGLTIPRTFWFHSRDRHEIPVEIHVIKRK, from the coding sequence ATGAAACTCCGACAACTCGAGATGCTATTACAGCGGGTATCCGGGTTTAATAATCCATCTGCAGAACGGGAACAGTACCAGACTCCTGCCCCCCTGGCAGCTCGTCTCCTTCATATGGCAATGCTTGCAGGTGATATCTCCGGACGGACGGTTCTTGACCTTGGGTGTGGAACTGGTATCCTTGCAATAGGCGCTGCATTGCTTGGAGCGGATGTCGTGGCTGTTGAAGATGACGGAGAAGCGATCCGGATTGCAGAAGCAAATGCTCATGATCTCGGATGTAATATCAGGCTCATCCAGATTGATATAACAGATCCTCAGGCCATGACTCTTATTCCAAAAGGAGACACAGTTATCATGAACCCGCCCTTTGGAGCACAGACTGAGCATGCAGATCGCCCGTTTCTTGATATGGCACTTACAAAAGCAGATATAACCTACGGAATCTTTAACGCCCGATCCGAGCAATTCATCAGAGAATTTATCCAGGGTAGAGGGGAAATTACCTCATCCATACTTGCCGGACTTACCATACCACGGACTTTCTGGTTTCACTCCAGGGATCGGCATGAAATACCTGTTGAAATCCATGTAATAAAAAGAAAATAA
- a CDS encoding DUF371 domain-containing protein, translating to MVREEEYFIAHGHSNVTATHRTTFEITKEDELSLAGSCIIAVGAKKGAADLSRSLCAALRHQDQVLVTTLTCGPHMIEIRSQGDPNLTLTHPTDLVWRRSSFTCNRTIGVLSDHTASTIPREMVSLLAKGADLEVCMLVEYPD from the coding sequence ATGGTCAGGGAAGAGGAGTATTTCATTGCTCATGGACACTCGAATGTAACGGCAACACATCGCACTACTTTTGAGATAACAAAAGAAGACGAACTTTCTCTGGCAGGTAGTTGTATCATTGCAGTGGGAGCAAAAAAAGGTGCAGCAGATCTCAGTCGCAGTCTCTGTGCTGCGTTAAGGCATCAGGATCAGGTGCTAGTCACGACGCTCACATGTGGTCCGCACATGATTGAGATCCGTTCACAGGGAGATCCGAACCTTACCCTTACTCATCCAACAGATCTGGTATGGAGGCGGTCGTCTTTTACCTGTAACCGGACTATTGGGGTACTTTCAGATCATACCGCTAGTACCATACCCCGGGAAATGGTTTCCCTGCTCGCGAAGGGAGCTGACCTTGAAGTATGTATGCTGGTTGAGTATCCGGACTGA
- a CDS encoding HVO_0476 family zinc finger protein, which yields MDLVDIYCTTCKEETEQEVLSESRDLITRCTVCGLTSRRPLPPEPEPVFVKTIVSREAESYVGKAELMKGEVVEVGDYIVAERDDGEGAGVEIMSLEVGDKRVQKATAEEIDTIWSRAIDEVIVRISVHDGKKTIPMYVACDGDDRFTIDEIVSIDRVRARIDHICLRNGIIQRRKGKYEIANRIKRIYAYRL from the coding sequence ATGGATCTGGTAGACATCTATTGCACTACATGTAAAGAAGAGACAGAACAGGAGGTTCTGAGCGAATCACGCGATCTCATCACCCGCTGCACCGTGTGCGGACTGACATCCCGAAGACCTCTCCCACCTGAACCTGAACCTGTTTTTGTAAAGACCATTGTGAGCCGGGAAGCTGAATCCTACGTTGGAAAAGCCGAACTCATGAAAGGTGAAGTTGTCGAGGTTGGAGATTATATCGTTGCGGAGAGAGATGACGGTGAAGGCGCCGGAGTCGAAATTATGTCTCTTGAAGTAGGAGACAAACGAGTTCAGAAAGCAACCGCAGAAGAGATTGATACCATCTGGTCACGTGCTATTGATGAGGTGATCGTCAGGATTTCTGTTCATGATGGGAAGAAGACTATCCCTATGTACGTTGCCTGTGACGGAGATGACCGGTTCACTATCGATGAGATCGTCTCAATTGATCGGGTTCGTGCCAGAATCGACCATATCTGCTTAAGAAACGGGATAATTCAAAGAAGAAAAGGAAAATATGAGATTGCAAACCGCATAAAGCGGATATATGCCTACCGGCTTTAA
- a CDS encoding CBS domain-containing protein translates to MEKKRVRDYMTTDVDTVPLTGTAREVIHAIRVTSHDGFPVVDGNIVVGYIAARDLLFVHPETPVKEIMSHHLIVADPEMAISDVARVIIRSGIQKLPVVNEKNELLGIISNTDVVRSQIEHVSPEKVYKLMDTIERLHEIKPHLSKGPVQVHTLLPTQSRIYMDELEGRIYEIKKGLAEPVIVIKKPGRLILVDGHHRAVAARRLGIKILEAYIIEIMENLELGLERTAKAMNLKTIDDIQIMDYARHPLIAGTHRFGGIGTAPSDLDQDPSHRVS, encoded by the coding sequence ATGGAAAAAAAGAGGGTCCGTGATTACATGACCACAGACGTGGACACCGTCCCTTTGACGGGAACCGCGCGAGAGGTCATCCATGCAATCAGGGTCACCTCTCATGATGGCTTTCCCGTAGTAGACGGAAACATTGTGGTGGGATATATTGCAGCCAGGGATCTTTTGTTTGTTCATCCAGAAACACCGGTGAAGGAGATCATGAGTCATCATCTCATTGTGGCAGATCCTGAAATGGCAATTAGTGACGTAGCACGGGTAATTATCAGGTCTGGTATTCAGAAACTGCCAGTTGTCAATGAGAAGAATGAACTCCTCGGTATCATCTCGAACACAGATGTTGTGCGATCCCAGATAGAGCATGTTTCACCAGAAAAAGTCTACAAGCTCATGGATACCATCGAACGACTCCATGAAATAAAGCCACACCTTTCAAAAGGGCCGGTTCAGGTTCATACTCTTCTCCCAACCCAGTCCAGAATTTATATGGATGAACTGGAAGGACGGATTTATGAGATCAAAAAGGGACTTGCAGAGCCGGTTATTGTGATTAAAAAACCTGGCCGGCTCATCCTTGTTGATGGGCATCACCGTGCAGTTGCTGCAAGGCGGCTTGGCATTAAAATTCTTGAGGCATATATTATCGAGATCATGGAAAACCTTGAACTCGGACTTGAACGGACAGCAAAAGCCATGAACCTGAAGACCATCGATGATATCCAGATCATGGACTATGCCCGTCACCCGCTCATTGCCGGAACTCACCGGTTTGGAGGGATTGGAACAGCTCCTTCTGATCTGGATCAGGATCCTTCGCACCGGGTATCATAA
- a CDS encoding sugar phosphate nucleotidyltransferase, with product MKVCIMCGGEGTRLRPLTFERPKPCIPIVNKPSIEHLVSHLSNLGFHDIIITVGYKSDAIEQALGDGALFGAKISYVYEEIKLGTAGSVKNARDLLGEKPFLVVGGDHLTDINLLEFYREHLKHSPIITIGLISVDDPSEYGIAEIDVDNRIRRFREKPGPGEIFSNLASTGMYVCSPDIFDYIPDNTKFDFAKNLFPLLMEKGMLLDGWLARGNWSDVGSPASLRLAEKWKLQEMSYANISGDMDIKNANIQGPVDFGGSIYVGHNSRIVGPVAIGSGTSIGDNVLIGPYTSIGKNCIIRNNVRVLSSTLYNRVVIGQGTSVSGAIIDNEAMIGDSCSIEHGSVIGPRTVIRNRVTVHSNTRIWPDMVIADGTTVTEHMLNDSYDTRCEGS from the coding sequence ATGAAGGTCTGTATCATGTGTGGAGGCGAAGGAACCCGTCTTCGCCCGCTCACCTTTGAACGTCCAAAACCATGTATTCCAATCGTCAATAAGCCTTCAATAGAACATCTCGTATCACATCTCTCAAATCTTGGATTTCATGATATCATCATCACCGTCGGATATAAGAGCGATGCCATTGAGCAGGCACTTGGAGATGGAGCCCTGTTTGGTGCAAAAATAAGTTATGTGTACGAAGAAATAAAACTCGGAACCGCTGGGAGCGTTAAAAATGCACGTGATCTTCTTGGAGAAAAACCCTTCCTGGTGGTCGGTGGTGACCACTTAACCGATATTAACCTATTAGAATTTTACCGGGAACATCTCAAACATTCTCCAATCATTACCATTGGTCTTATTAGCGTAGATGATCCCTCTGAATATGGTATCGCGGAGATTGATGTTGATAACCGAATCAGGCGATTTAGAGAAAAACCAGGGCCTGGTGAAATTTTCTCCAATCTTGCATCAACCGGTATGTATGTCTGCTCACCAGATATTTTTGATTACATACCTGACAATACCAAGTTTGATTTCGCAAAAAATCTCTTCCCGCTTCTGATGGAAAAGGGGATGTTGCTGGATGGATGGCTTGCACGGGGGAACTGGTCAGACGTGGGGAGCCCCGCATCACTCAGACTTGCAGAAAAATGGAAACTTCAGGAGATGAGTTATGCGAACATCTCCGGTGATATGGATATTAAAAATGCGAACATACAAGGCCCGGTAGATTTTGGTGGATCAATTTATGTTGGTCATAACAGCAGAATCGTCGGGCCGGTTGCGATTGGAAGTGGGACATCCATTGGGGACAATGTTCTTATCGGACCGTATACATCAATAGGTAAAAATTGTATTATTCGAAATAATGTCCGCGTCTTATCTTCCACGTTGTATAACCGGGTGGTTATCGGGCAGGGAACATCGGTTTCTGGTGCAATCATAGACAATGAAGCAATGATTGGTGACTCTTGCAGTATTGAACATGGTTCGGTCATCGGTCCAAGAACAGTTATCCGGAACCGGGTGACGGTTCATTCAAACACCCGAATATGGCCAGATATGGTTATTGCTGATGGCACTACCGTGACCGAACATATGCTGAATGACTCTTATGATACCCGGTGCGAAGGATCCTGA
- a CDS encoding redox-regulated ATPase YchF: MITLALAGKPNCGKSTLYRAATMAPAEIANYPFTTIDANRGVAYVRVPCPCSTLAHRCGVCADGIRYIAVHLIDVAGLVPEAHTGKGLGNQFLDHLRQADAIIQVIDASGSTDIEGNPDNPGTHDPLLEIPMLKIEMAMWLHGIIEKHWPKMQRQAQSRTFSIYAGLAEILAGLSIREEHVMEAEREAGIELRLTAASDLIDFSKILMHKAKPMIIAGNKADLASPELLEKVKGSGAILTSGAAELALRTAATSQMIAYHPGDKTFSIPDEGKLSEAQKAGLMKMKSYMDEHGGTGVQDIINRAVFDLLDMIVLYPVEDETHLTDGQGRVLPDAFLMKKGTTPHDLAFQVHSDIGNGFLYAIDAKTKMRIKESAILKDGDIIKIVSTAK, from the coding sequence ATGATAACCCTCGCACTTGCTGGAAAACCAAACTGTGGCAAATCAACCTTATATCGGGCAGCAACTATGGCTCCCGCTGAAATTGCCAATTATCCGTTCACGACAATAGACGCAAACCGGGGAGTGGCTTATGTCAGAGTTCCCTGCCCCTGCAGCACACTTGCGCATCGCTGCGGTGTTTGCGCAGATGGAATCAGGTATATTGCTGTCCACCTGATTGATGTTGCGGGCCTGGTACCTGAAGCCCATACCGGCAAAGGTCTTGGAAATCAGTTCCTGGATCATCTCAGGCAGGCTGACGCTATAATCCAGGTTATTGATGCAAGCGGAAGTACTGATATTGAAGGAAACCCGGATAATCCCGGTACCCATGATCCATTATTGGAAATTCCGATGCTCAAGATCGAGATGGCGATGTGGCTGCATGGAATTATCGAAAAGCACTGGCCAAAAATGCAGCGGCAGGCTCAGTCACGTACATTTTCAATTTACGCAGGTCTTGCCGAGATTCTTGCCGGTCTCTCGATCAGGGAAGAACATGTGATGGAAGCTGAGCGGGAAGCGGGAATTGAGCTCAGGCTGACTGCTGCCAGTGATCTGATTGATTTTTCAAAGATCCTGATGCACAAAGCAAAACCGATGATTATTGCAGGTAATAAGGCCGACCTTGCCTCCCCTGAACTTCTTGAAAAGGTAAAAGGATCTGGTGCCATCCTGACATCAGGTGCAGCAGAGTTGGCTCTGCGGACTGCAGCTACATCACAGATGATCGCCTATCATCCGGGAGATAAGACATTTTCAATTCCAGATGAAGGAAAACTGAGTGAGGCTCAGAAAGCAGGTCTCATGAAGATGAAATCATACATGGATGAGCATGGTGGTACCGGAGTTCAGGATATAATTAACCGGGCAGTGTTTGATCTGCTTGACATGATTGTCCTGTACCCGGTTGAAGATGAAACCCATCTGACTGACGGACAGGGACGGGTTCTTCCTGATGCCTTCCTGATGAAGAAAGGTACCACTCCTCATGACTTAGCATTCCAGGTTCACTCAGACATTGGGAACGGGTTCTTGTATGCTATTGATGCGAAGACAAAAATGCGGATTAAAGAAAGTGCAATCCTAAAAGATGGCGATATCATAAAGATTGTGAGCACTGCAAAATAA
- a CDS encoding pyruvate kinase alpha/beta domain-containing protein, with protein MGYCTKKVYYFDKPGEANSRDAIRIGAERAQELGISTIIVPSTSGRTAQIAYEELKETPLRLVIVTHVVGFSSPGVWEFDSEIASSLRKEGVTIITGTHVLSGLERAFSSSPKVGGGSRSEAVAHALRKVIAVGLKVAIECTLIAADQGTISVPDEVIALGGTGSGVDTVCVIRPSHTQHFFDLQVREIVAMPRDR; from the coding sequence ATGGGATACTGCACCAAAAAAGTGTATTATTTTGACAAACCCGGTGAGGCCAACAGTCGGGATGCGATCCGGATTGGTGCTGAGCGTGCTCAGGAACTTGGAATATCAACAATAATCGTGCCAAGTACAAGCGGCAGAACCGCACAGATTGCGTATGAAGAACTCAAAGAAACCCCTCTACGCCTTGTGATTGTGACCCATGTCGTCGGATTTTCTTCGCCCGGTGTCTGGGAGTTTGATTCTGAAATTGCATCGTCACTACGAAAAGAAGGTGTTACCATAATAACCGGTACACATGTCTTATCCGGCCTGGAACGCGCATTTTCGTCATCTCCCAAAGTCGGCGGAGGATCCAGGAGTGAAGCAGTTGCACATGCTCTTCGAAAAGTGATCGCAGTCGGCCTGAAAGTCGCGATTGAATGTACCCTGATTGCAGCAGATCAGGGAACAATAAGTGTTCCTGATGAAGTAATTGCCCTCGGGGGTACAGGGTCTGGTGTTGATACCGTTTGTGTCATCAGGCCATCTCATACCCAACACTTTTTCGATCTACAGGTTCGTGAAATTGTAGCAATGCCAAGGGATCGGTAA